CCATCGATGTGAAAGGCGATGTCGGCGACTTCGCCGCCAGCACCTTGCCCGGCAGCATGGATGGCATGCGCGGCGGCACCCTCGTGATCCATGGCAACGCGGGCGAGCGCTTCGGCGACCGCATGCGCCGCGGGTCCGCGCTGGTCCATGGCGACGCGGGCGCGTTCCTGGGTTCGCGCATGGTGGCGGGTACGATCGCCGTGGGAGGCAAGGCCGGCGCGCATGCGGGCTATGGCATGCGACGCGGGAGCATCGTGTTCGCGGGGCCGGGCGCGGCGCCGCCGGCGGGCATCGAGACGGCATTGACCTTCGTGCCGAACCGGACCGCAACGCCGGTGTTCTGGGCCCTGCTGTCGCGTGATCTCGCGCGCCACGGCGGGCCTTTTGCGGCCTTGCCTTCGCGTCGCATCGAACGCCACCTGGGCGATCTCTCGGCCGACGGCAAGGGCGAACTCATCATGTGTCTATGACCCGTCTCGACCGTTCTTCAATCTTCCCCTGAAATTCTTTCCATGACGCATCCTTATCTTTTCCACGCAGGCGAAGCCACCGTGCTCGCCAAGGAAGGCCAGTTCACCGACGCCATGCCCGAGATCCTGATCGGCGCGACCGATGGCCCCGTGGGCCAGGCCTTCGCCAACATGATGGCGCAGAGCAAGGGCCACACCGCGATGTTCGCGATCCGCGCCTGCAACCAGCTCGTGCGGCCCGCGACCATCATGGTGCCCAAGGTCACGCTGAAGGACGTGGCCAACATCGACCTGTTCGGCGGCGTGGTGCAGAGCGCGACGGCCGATGCGGTGGTCGATTGCCTGATCGATGGCATCATTCCCCGGGAATATGCCAACACGCTGTGCATCATCAGCCTGGTGTGGATCGATCCGCGCTGCGCCAAGGACCCGAACCTCGACAAGAAAGACATGTACCGCACCAACTACGAAGCCACCAAGCTCGCAATCCGGCGCGCACTGAACAACGAGCCGTCGGTGGACGAGCTGATTGCCAACCGGCATCGCATCAAGCACGACATGGACGACTGGAGCTGAGCTTGCCTTCCTTCGCGCTCCTCGACGACTGCGGCTCGACCCCTGCGCGGCTCACCAGCCGGCTGCACACCGGCTTCATGCGCGAGCACCGGTGCACCGATCCGCGCGAGCTCGATGCGACT
This genomic window from Variovorax paradoxus contains:
- the fae gene encoding formaldehyde-activating enzyme produces the protein MTHPYLFHAGEATVLAKEGQFTDAMPEILIGATDGPVGQAFANMMAQSKGHTAMFAIRACNQLVRPATIMVPKVTLKDVANIDLFGGVVQSATADAVVDCLIDGIIPREYANTLCIISLVWIDPRCAKDPNLDKKDMYRTNYEATKLAIRRALNNEPSVDELIANRHRIKHDMDDWS
- a CDS encoding formylmethanofuran dehydrogenase subunit C, coding for MSGWHFRLRQAPSLRVDLRGITPAAFAELSLAQVEQLRVGHGNAMLPLAELFDVAKGTEEGTLRFEGDLGRFDRIGWQMDGGHIRVEGDAGHYAGGCMRGGELQIDGSAGLLAACEMAGGTIDVKGDVGDFAASTLPGSMDGMRGGTLVIHGNAGERFGDRMRRGSALVHGDAGAFLGSRMVAGTIAVGGKAGAHAGYGMRRGSIVFAGPGAAPPAGIETALTFVPNRTATPVFWALLSRDLARHGGPFAALPSRRIERHLGDLSADGKGELIMCL